Proteins found in one Coffea eugenioides isolate CCC68of chromosome 5, Ceug_1.0, whole genome shotgun sequence genomic segment:
- the LOC113770879 gene encoding UDP-glycosyltransferase 79B3-like, with the protein MADENGFHIAMFPWFATGHMTPFLHLSNKLAEKGHRISFLLPNKAKHQLEHFNLHPSLITFYTLTVPHVEGLPPGTETASDVPIFLTSLLATAMDNMRDRVKDLLQKLKPSIVFYDMAHWIPELASEIGFKTVNYNVVSAASIAIALVPSRKPVEDRTITGAELMEPPQGYPSSTVLLRRHEAQGLSFIFLEFGKDITFYDRITIAMKRSHAISIRTCRELEGSLCDYIAREYHKPVFLTGPVLPESEKEDLQEKWANWLKGFEPGTVVFCAFGSQVVLEKQQFQELVLGFELTGLPFLIALKPPFGTTSVEEALPEGFEERIRGRGIVYGGWVQQPAILSHPSVGCFVNHCGFGSMWESLMSDCQIVLVPHLADQILNTRLLAEELKVAVEVERDNKSTWFSRESLCRAIKSAMDRDSEVGGLIRENHAKWKEVLASPSFMGDYIEKFIQDLQDL; encoded by the coding sequence ATGGCTGATGAAAATGGGTTTCACATTGCTATGTTTCCATGGTTTGCCACTGGACACATGACTCCTTTCCTCCACCTCTCCAATAAACTTGCTGAAAAGGGCCACAGAATCTCATTCTTGTTGCCAAACAAGGCTAAACATCAACTTGAGCACTTCAATCTTCATCCTAGTCTCATCACATTCTATACACTAACTGTTCCTCATGTTGAAGGCCTTCCTCCTGGAACCGAGACAGCTTCTGATGTTCCCATTTTCCTCACAAGTCTACTGGCAACTGCCATGGACAACATGCGCGATCGTGTCAAAGACTTGCTGCAAAAATTGAAGCCCTCCATCGTCTTCTATGATATGGCACATTGGATACCTGAATTGGCTTCAGAAATTGGTTTCAAAACTGTGAATTACAATGTTGTATCTGCTGCATCAATTGCCATTGCGTTAGTTCCGTCGCGTAAACCTGTTGAAGACAGGACAATTACAGGAGCTGAGCTGATGGAACCGCCACAAGGTTACCCTTCATCTACAGTTTTATTGCGCAGGCACGAAGCTCAGGGATTGTCATTTATATTTCTTGAATTTGGAAAGGACATAACTTTCTATGACAGGATCACAATTGCCATGAAACGAAGCCATGCGATCTCTATCAGAACTTGTAGAGAATTGGAAGGATCTTTGTGCGATTATATAGCAAGAGAGTATCACAAGCCAGTATTTCTAACAGGGCCTGTTTTGCCCGAGTCTGAGAAGGAAGATTTACAAGAAAAATGGGCTAATTGGCTGAAGGGATTTGAGCCAGGCACGGTTGTGTTCTGTGCATTTGGAAGCCAAGTGGTCTTGGAAAAGCAGCAATTTCAAGAACTTGTTCTGGGATTTGAGTTAACTGGTCTGCCATTCTTGATAGCTTTAAAACCACCATTTGGGACCACATCTGTCGAAGAGGCTCTTCCTGAAGGATTTGAAGAGAGGATAAGAGGCAGGGGCATTGTTTATGGAGGTTGGGTGCAACAGCCGGCTATCTTGAGCCATCCATCAGTGGGATGCTTTGTGAATCATTGTGGGTTTGGATCAATGTGGGAGTCTTTGATGAGCGATTGCCAGATTGTGCTTGTACCACACCTGGCTGACCAAATCTTGAACACTAGGTTGTTAGCTGAAGAGTTGAAGGTTGCAGTTGAGGTAGAGAGGGATAACAAAAGCACATGGTTTTCTAGGGAGAGTCTGTGCAGGGCAATCAAGTCTGCTATGGATAGAGACAGTGAAGTTGGTGGCCTAATTAGGGAGAATCATGCAAAGTGGAAGGAAGTCCTTGCAAG
- the LOC113770801 gene encoding uncharacterized protein LOC113770801 has translation MAFPVSPDSSFFYRSRMKDQEIPCGLAARTSVSAGMEVIDDSSCDSSTCKHQEMAEEEPGDLLDKSWFFGNLLDRKTTRMCRWYSDPCPSSGLADEEILVGKSYEETFSSLNKLPQGDELTPSGLMRAPSLPEESTYHAGGGTYPARRGSKSRLEKSSNNLFRAPSLPTSLGREETQDEESDFSMSKLIRQASLNQSGLLPPRRVPIPKGLTQSSSTPRLRPRRKPDSESCKTESPEGVMIRRQHPLNQAKLSRSSSDLIVELQGLKDLSIKFDDKDLGPSLQEKKQQQFCLNEGKLRKSYTADQAWQPENPASPMGKRSAEDMKAQIRFWARAVASNVRQEC, from the exons ATGGCCTTCCCAGTCAGCCCAGACAGCAGCTTTTTCTACAGAAGTCGGATGAAAGATCAAGAAATCCCATGTGGGCTTGCTGCAAGAACTTCTGTTTCTGCAGGTATGGAGGTGATTGATGATTCTTCTTGCGACTCCTCAACTTGTAAGCATCAAGAAATGGCGGAGGAGGAGCCTGGAGATCTCCTTGACAAGTCTTGGTTTTTTGGGAACTTGCTTGACAGAAAAACAACCAGGATGTGTAGATGGTATTCTGATCCTTGTCCTTCCTCTGGCTTAGCTGATGAAGAGATTTTGGTTGGAAAATCATATGAAGAAACCTTCTCATCGTTAAACAAACTACCACAAGGGGATGAGTTAACTCCTTCCGGGTTGATGAGAGCGCCGTCCTTGCCAGAAGAATCGACTTATCATGCAGGAGGAGGTACCTATCCTGCGCGCAGGGGAAGCAAATCAAGACTAGAGAAATCGAGTAACAATCTGTTTCGTGCACCTTCTCTTCCAACTTCTCTAGGAAGAGAAGAAACTCAAGATGAAGAAAGTGATTTTTCGATGAGCAAGTTGATTAGGCAAGCATCTTTGAATCAATCAGGCCTGTTGCCCCCACGGCGGGTTCCGATTCCGAAG GGTCTAACACAAAGTTCAAGCACACCTAGGCTGCGGCCGCGAAGAAAACCAGATTCGGAAAGCTGCAAAACAGAGAGCCCCGAAGGGGTGATGATCAGAAGGCAACACCCCCTTAATCAGGCCAAGTTATCAAGAAGCTCGAGTGACCTTATTGTAGAACTTCAAGGTCTTAAGGACTTGAGTATCAAATTTGACGACAAAGATTTAGGTCCAAGtctgcaagaaaagaagcagCAACAGTTTTGTCTAAATGAAGGTAAGTTGAGGAAGTCCTATACAGCTGATCAGGCATGGCAGCCTGAGAACCCTGCATCTCCAATGGGCAAGAGGTCGGCAGAAGATATGAAAGCACAGATCAGATTTTGGGCTAGAGCTGTAGCCTCGAATGTGCGCCAGGAATGCTGA